One window of the Leucobacter komagatae genome contains the following:
- a CDS encoding phosphonate ABC transporter ATP-binding protein yields MSITAHSPSAHAARITEPEVLLDVQAISKSFGGRVVLSDMSMRVHAGEVVAFLGANGSGKSTTLRAVNGIIEADSGDIEIAGVRLTEASAARRAEARRSAATVFQKIHLVPRRTALQNVCAGGFSRLPAWRSIPPLFGAELKEEAMACLERVGLADRAHDRADSLSGGQQQRVAIARALCQRPRMILADEPVSALDPRAADDVMRLLRQLAVEEGLGVAAVLHQPHLARAYADRVIGLRDGHLVFDCPVAELDDTELAALYL; encoded by the coding sequence ATGTCGATCACCGCGCACAGCCCGAGCGCCCACGCAGCCCGAATCACCGAGCCCGAGGTGCTCCTCGACGTCCAGGCGATCTCGAAGAGTTTCGGCGGTCGCGTCGTGCTCTCCGATATGAGCATGCGTGTTCACGCCGGCGAGGTCGTCGCGTTCCTCGGAGCGAACGGCTCTGGGAAGTCGACGACGCTGCGCGCGGTGAACGGCATCATCGAGGCGGACTCCGGCGACATCGAGATCGCCGGCGTCCGCCTCACCGAGGCGAGCGCAGCGAGGCGGGCCGAGGCGCGCCGCTCGGCGGCGACCGTCTTCCAGAAGATCCACCTCGTTCCCCGTCGCACCGCGCTCCAGAACGTGTGCGCGGGCGGCTTCTCCAGGCTCCCGGCCTGGCGCTCTATCCCGCCGCTCTTCGGCGCGGAACTCAAGGAGGAGGCGATGGCCTGCCTCGAGCGCGTGGGCCTCGCCGACCGCGCCCACGACCGGGCCGACAGCCTCTCGGGCGGCCAGCAGCAGCGCGTCGCAATCGCCCGCGCGCTCTGCCAGCGCCCCCGCATGATCCTCGCCGACGAGCCGGTGTCGGCGCTCGACCCGCGCGCGGCCGACGACGTGATGCGGCTGCTCCGGCAGCTCGCGGTCGAGGAGGGGCTCGGCGTCGCGGCGGTGCTGCACCAGCCGCACCTGGCCCGCGCCTACGCAGACCGCGTCATCGGGCTCCGCGACGGCCACCTCGTATTCGACTGCCCGGTCGCCGAGCTCGACGACACCGAACTCGCAGCCCTCTACCTCTAG
- a CDS encoding phosphate/phosphite/phosphonate ABC transporter substrate-binding protein yields the protein MKKNTILAASAVALIGLGLTGCTAAADESGANADAAGVTCPDGKIRFGILPYEDPERLEPAYQTLAAALSEKLDCEVEVSITEDYAAEVLAMENDQLEIAQFGPLGFVFANQRADATAMVSFGDAEGNPTTYTGGIWVPKDSPVQTIEDLKGKTLALGSPGSTSGDALPMSALKDAGIDEDVTADYAGGHPEALLALVNGTVDAAQINSQTLATATAEGTFDESKFRQVWKSEEIPNDPITVRGNMPQEFKDAVSEALLSLDAADVEKVSGFLGVDPAGPLIPVTNETYKPLFDLAETMGLTEKDV from the coding sequence GTGAAGAAGAACACCATCCTCGCCGCCTCGGCGGTCGCGCTCATCGGGCTCGGCCTCACGGGCTGCACGGCGGCCGCCGACGAGAGCGGCGCGAACGCCGACGCGGCGGGCGTGACCTGCCCCGACGGCAAGATCCGCTTCGGCATCCTCCCCTACGAGGACCCTGAGCGCCTTGAACCCGCGTACCAGACACTCGCGGCGGCGCTCTCCGAGAAGCTCGACTGCGAGGTCGAGGTCTCGATCACCGAGGACTACGCGGCCGAGGTGCTCGCGATGGAGAACGACCAGCTCGAGATCGCGCAGTTCGGCCCGCTCGGGTTCGTGTTCGCGAACCAGCGCGCAGACGCGACCGCCATGGTCTCGTTCGGCGACGCTGAGGGGAACCCGACCACGTACACGGGTGGCATCTGGGTGCCGAAGGATTCGCCCGTCCAGACGATTGAGGACCTGAAGGGCAAGACGCTCGCGCTTGGCAGCCCCGGCTCGACGTCGGGCGACGCGCTCCCGATGTCGGCGCTGAAGGACGCCGGCATCGACGAGGACGTGACCGCTGACTACGCAGGCGGCCACCCCGAGGCGCTGCTCGCGCTCGTCAACGGCACGGTCGACGCCGCGCAGATCAACTCGCAGACGCTCGCGACCGCGACCGCTGAGGGCACCTTCGACGAGTCGAAGTTCCGGCAGGTCTGGAAGTCCGAGGAGATCCCGAACGACCCGATCACGGTTCGCGGCAACATGCCGCAGGAGTTCAAGGACGCGGTCTCGGAGGCGCTGCTGAGCCTCGACGCGGCCGACGTTGAGAAGGTCTCCGGCTTCCTCGGGGTTGACCCGGCCGGCCCGCTGATCCCCGTCACGAACGAGACCTACAAGCCGCTGTTCGACCTCGCCGAGACCATGGGTCTCACCGAAAAGGACGTGTAA
- a CDS encoding TIGR03364 family FAD-dependent oxidoreductase, translating into MTSHIAIVGAGIVGLSHAVAALDAGYRVTVIEQDSRAVLASIRNFGHVCTSVQAGEVGELAREANPLWRSLAERTGIEARVSGTLAVARSAAEEAVLVELAEQKDAAEGELLTAGQVADQLRLATPGEIRSGILLAGDLTANPRTVVADLARWIADHERGEVRFGTTLFGVREGQHLTLETSRGKIAADRVIIAAGHLVGRLFPDLAGDVRECVLQMARVRAPHDMGLGPAVLSGTSMLRYGAFAGPAQDALREETERLRPELLEIGANVMFTQQPDGTLLVGDSHDYFDAAPPFLDERWSDLLLADAAALLGTDMLEVIERWQGIYASSSERELLREEPIPGVSVVTVTTGIGMTIGPALGARTIASF; encoded by the coding sequence ATGACTTCGCATATCGCAATCGTCGGCGCCGGGATCGTGGGCCTCTCCCACGCGGTCGCCGCACTCGACGCCGGTTACCGCGTCACCGTCATCGAGCAAGACTCGAGGGCGGTGCTCGCGAGCATCCGCAACTTCGGCCACGTCTGCACCTCGGTGCAGGCTGGGGAGGTCGGCGAGCTCGCCCGCGAGGCGAACCCGCTCTGGCGCTCCCTCGCCGAGCGCACGGGGATCGAGGCGCGGGTGTCGGGTACGCTCGCGGTCGCCCGTTCGGCCGCGGAGGAGGCCGTGCTCGTCGAGCTCGCCGAGCAGAAGGACGCCGCTGAGGGCGAGCTGCTCACCGCCGGGCAGGTTGCTGATCAGCTCCGCCTCGCGACGCCGGGCGAGATCCGCTCCGGGATCCTGCTCGCCGGCGACCTCACGGCGAACCCGCGCACGGTGGTCGCCGATCTCGCGCGCTGGATCGCCGATCACGAACGCGGCGAGGTGCGGTTCGGTACGACGCTCTTCGGGGTGCGTGAAGGCCAGCACCTCACGCTCGAGACGAGCCGCGGGAAGATCGCAGCGGATCGCGTGATCATCGCAGCGGGCCACCTCGTCGGCAGGTTGTTCCCGGACCTCGCAGGCGACGTCCGCGAGTGCGTCCTGCAGATGGCTCGCGTGCGCGCCCCGCACGACATGGGCCTCGGGCCGGCCGTGCTGAGCGGTACATCGATGCTGCGCTATGGCGCGTTCGCCGGGCCGGCGCAGGATGCGCTGCGCGAAGAGACCGAGCGGCTGCGCCCCGAACTGCTCGAGATCGGCGCGAACGTGATGTTCACGCAGCAGCCCGACGGCACGCTGCTCGTCGGCGACTCGCACGACTACTTCGACGCTGCGCCCCCGTTCCTCGACGAGCGCTGGTCTGACCTGCTGCTCGCGGACGCGGCGGCGCTCCTCGGAACCGACATGCTCGAGGTCATCGAGCGCTGGCAGGGCATCTACGCGTCGAGCTCCGAGCGTGAGCTGCTGCGCGAGGAGCCGATTCCCGGCGTCTCGGTCGTGACTGTCACGACCGGGATCGGCATGACCATCGGCCCGGCGCTCGGCGCCCGCACGATCGCCTCATTCTGA
- a CDS encoding GntR family transcriptional regulator, with protein sequence MTENQPLHIQLYEEMAQRIRSGLWQTGQRVPSEKSLVAEFGTSRGPVRQALAALRAEGVITGGRGAPPRVQRGVPSQSFGTFLSFTEWARLSGFTPGQHVVEAVKRPASETVARELGVKPEDTVVEIVRLRTLDGEPALFERTSFAYAIGCHMLDANFDGGSIYQELARIGVVPARARHVIDAVAAHPLDAEWLRVSPGFPLLRARRTSTTVDGTVIEYADDRHLPSMTTFAIENTAAHRTQLVRESAGGATLLKDPA encoded by the coding sequence ATGACCGAGAACCAGCCGCTGCATATCCAGCTCTATGAAGAGATGGCACAGCGCATTCGCTCCGGCCTGTGGCAGACGGGGCAGCGCGTGCCAAGCGAGAAATCGCTCGTCGCCGAATTCGGCACCTCGCGTGGCCCCGTGCGGCAGGCGCTCGCCGCGCTACGCGCGGAGGGTGTCATCACCGGGGGCAGGGGCGCCCCTCCCAGGGTGCAGCGCGGGGTGCCCTCGCAGTCTTTCGGCACGTTCCTGTCGTTCACGGAGTGGGCACGCCTCTCCGGCTTCACGCCCGGCCAGCACGTCGTCGAGGCAGTGAAACGGCCGGCTTCGGAGACCGTCGCGCGCGAGCTCGGCGTCAAGCCAGAAGACACCGTCGTCGAGATCGTGAGGCTTCGCACCCTCGACGGTGAACCCGCACTGTTTGAGCGCACCTCATTCGCCTACGCGATCGGCTGCCACATGCTCGACGCGAACTTCGACGGGGGCAGCATCTACCAAGAACTCGCGCGCATCGGCGTCGTCCCGGCCCGCGCCCGCCACGTCATCGACGCCGTGGCAGCCCACCCGCTCGATGCCGAGTGGCTGCGCGTATCCCCCGGCTTTCCGCTGCTGCGCGCTCGCCGAACCTCGACGACGGTCGACGGCACCGTCATCGAGTACGCAGACGACAGGCACCTCCCCTCCATGACCACGTTCGCCATCGAAAACACGGCGGCGCACCGAACCCAGCTCGTTCGCGAATCCGCGGGCGGCGCGACACTTCTGAAGGACCCAGCATGA
- a CDS encoding HAD family hydrolase: protein MISLAAFDMAGTTINDGGAVYRALEDSVTETGVLVKPEDLQTWMGVEKREAITALIELGGGVADEDLVGATFARFRELLDEYYTAEPPTPIDGVPEAIAKLQAAGIKVALTTGFSRDVAEGILRGLGWTVGADGVSGSGAGSAGVAGGAGAGGSAGAVRVDALSCGDDVAAGRPAPFMIHRVMEATGVTDVAEVLVAGDTAVDVRAGLNSGAAISVGVLTGKLDRASLEAEGPTAVLDSVAAIPAYLGV, encoded by the coding sequence ATGATTTCCCTCGCAGCATTCGACATGGCAGGCACGACCATCAACGACGGCGGGGCCGTCTACCGTGCGCTCGAAGACTCCGTCACCGAGACGGGTGTTCTGGTGAAGCCCGAGGACCTGCAGACGTGGATGGGCGTCGAAAAGCGCGAGGCCATCACCGCGCTCATTGAGCTCGGCGGGGGTGTCGCTGACGAGGATCTCGTGGGCGCAACCTTCGCCCGCTTCCGCGAACTGCTTGACGAGTACTACACCGCGGAGCCGCCGACGCCGATCGACGGGGTCCCCGAGGCAATTGCGAAGCTTCAGGCGGCCGGAATCAAGGTGGCTCTCACGACGGGATTCTCCCGCGATGTCGCCGAGGGCATCCTTCGCGGGCTCGGGTGGACGGTTGGGGCTGACGGGGTTTCTGGCTCGGGTGCTGGCTCCGCTGGGGTTGCTGGCGGCGCGGGCGCTGGCGGTTCCGCGGGCGCAGTCCGCGTAGACGCCCTCTCGTGCGGCGATGACGTTGCTGCGGGCCGGCCTGCGCCGTTCATGATCCACCGCGTCATGGAAGCGACCGGCGTGACCGACGTCGCCGAGGTGCTCGTTGCGGGTGACACCGCCGTCGACGTGCGGGCGGGCCTCAACTCGGGCGCTGCGATCTCGGTCGGGGTGCTGACGGGCAAGCTCGACCGCGCGAGCCTGGAGGCCGAGGGGCCGACCGCGGTGCTCGACTCGGTCGCGGCGATCCCCGCCTACCTGGGGGTCTAG